In Oncorhynchus tshawytscha isolate Ot180627B linkage group LG23, Otsh_v2.0, whole genome shotgun sequence, the following proteins share a genomic window:
- the LOC112235446 gene encoding cbp/p300-interacting transactivator 3: MADHLIMPMNHSSAGGGLHGYRLGMNGGLQAGHQQHVVPQPGLRALPNGQMMHYGGGPQQQATMEVAMRQRQGMVGPVNRQPNGAQMGHHQITSGNMMYNNGQAQQQHHTQHHHMSQQHPQQQQQYMNGGLTSQQLMASMHLQKLNTQYHGHPLGPMNGNHMGNGAAQYRICPAQLANMQQMAGPALALNGMDADMIDEEVLTSLVVELGLDRIQELPELFLGQNEFDFISDFVSKQLPSTISC, encoded by the coding sequence ATGGCGGATCATCTAATAATGCCCATGAACCACAGCTCTGCAGGTGGGGGCCTCCACGGCTACAGACTAGGCATGAACGGAGGCCTGCAGGCAGGCCACCAGCAGCACGTAGTGCCTCAGCCCGGCCTCCGAGCCCTGCCCAATGGCCAGATGATGCACTACGGTGGGGGACCTCAGCAGCAGGCCACCATGGAGGTGGCCATGAGGCAGCGGCAAGGCATGGTGGGGCCCGTGAACAGACAGCCCAACGGGGCTCAGATGGGCCACCACCAGATAACGTCTGGTAACATGATGTACAACAACGGGCAGGCCCAGCAGCAACACCACACCCAGCACCATCACATGAGCCAGCAGCAcccacagcaacaacagcagtatATGAATGGTGGTCTCACGTCCCAGCAGCTCATGGCCAGCATGCATCTGCAAAAACTCAACACCCAGTATCACGGACATCCACTGGGGCCCATGAACGGCAACCACATGGGCAACGGGGCAGCCCAGTACCGCATTTGCCCGGCCCAGCTGGCTAACATGCAGCAGATGGCCGGGCCGGCTCTGGCCTTGAATGGCATGGATGCGGACATGATTGACGAGGAGGTTTTGACATCCCTGGTTGTGGAGCTGGGCCTGGACCGCATTCAGGAGCTGCCCGAACTCTTCCTGGGCCAGAACGAGTTTGACTTCATCTCAGACTTTGTGAGCAAACAGCTGCCCAGCACCATCAGCTGCTGA